A region of the Anolis carolinensis isolate JA03-04 chromosome 1, rAnoCar3.1.pri, whole genome shotgun sequence genome:
tatttaaaataaatttttagatgtaggattttttttcattgtaAGTGTATGCCTTTTGCACTTGCTTCTGATATGTAGATTTTTGGATTGTTttggagaaaaatattttctacAAATTTGGAAATCTTCCTGTACATGCTATTTGTTAACAAAGAATCTTGTTTCTCTTCAATTTGATTGAAATATTACCTCTGTGATGACTGAAATCTGATGCAATTTGAGGTAATGGTAACTTTTTTCTACCTAGGGAAGATACTCATTTGAAGAGAGAACTTAATGTTATTGCATCTTATCATCCGGGAGTGATCTGACTGCTAGAAGTCATCTTCGATAGAATGGTAAATATTTGGAACATTTTCCTAAATTCACAATCTGCATTGGTAATCTTGACTGAAATTATTATTTCCGTAATATTGCTATGTAACTTTATTGAATATGCATTAACACGATAAATCCAAGGATATGATCCCTTTTACTTTCTTCCTTTATTTTGTATCCTTGGAAGTTTTTAATTTTACTGGAAAATCTTCCCTTTGGCTCAGTATATTTTGAACAGCACAGCACAATGCATGAATCTGCCTTGAGTTTTAATTTTTTAGGTTTTAACTTAAAGCTGCACTCAAAGGAAAACTATAGAGCTATTTCCATCTTAGATTTTAATAGCCCCTTTATTACATCGATATCATAGCATACTGTAAATGTATTTCCATGCAATGATGAAGCTATCTCCAAATTTGTTAAGGACTAGACAGCTTAGTTTCTATTCAGCAAAGTGTCTGATGGGATTATAAAGCTAATTTACATTgcagtgttttgttttaattctgtCCTCATTTCTTTGTACTTACATTATAGCTGCTCTGAGGCTATATTTTGTGTCTCTAGActgcagtgctctgtggtttgcaaAATATTTAATGGGAATGGGGGGAAATCAATTTTCAACTATTGATTTGAAAGTTGGTTGCACAGACAAATGACATTCATCCTTTCTGTTtgagaagaaaaagaacaaaagtcGCCAGTCATATTAACTGGCACAGTATCTACAGTTCTCTACATGTTTTGTAGAAACTGTCAATTGTTGGATACAAGTTTTAATGTATGGTGAACAAAAATTACGAGTTGCAGACAGAGTGAGTATTGTGTTAAAATGGAAAATTCATTTTCCATCCCATGAAACTATGAGGGGGGAAGCATGAGAAACTCAAAGCTTTCAAAAAGTGACAGTGGTATAGGCTGCACAATCAACCTCCCAGTCCTCCCAGTCCATTCTCGAGCAAAGCAATCTAAAGTCTGGTGGGGAGTATAGTGATGCACCACCTCTCTTGCAGAGTTTGTAAAAGAATTTGATAATTTTCTAGCCAGTTTAGGGATTACAGTATGTAACAcgagttttgttcctgtgttataaatgtcattttttaattggttctatcacaagaacatgggaaaagtttattaaactgcacaaaggATAAAcatggcatattttcattaaggaaaattaaaaatgaagtaaCTAGACTGAAGAAAATAATACCACTACTCTCAGCCACAAAAAGGAAATTTCTGgactataacaactactttcaaagtgagtactgcacaattagacaggaaatagcacttccaaaccaggaacagaacatttttcagtttTGATTAGTGAGATCCTCAAGCCTAGATCTCATGGAAATGAAAGGACCTTTGCTCACTAGATCAACTGCCTTCTTTGACAACAGTGTTTTGATCTTGTGGCtggtaaatgttttaaaatataattgatGATTACAAAGCCAGAAAGCTATTAAGTTGACTCTGAATTAATCAATTAAAATGTTTCCATGTATTTATCTATTAGGCAAAGGCAACAACTATTAAGGAAGCTCTAGCCAGATGGGTAAGTAGGtggtgtgtatgcatgtatatatatataaaatggataTTTGTTAATTTTTACTAGTGGTTCACAATAAATACATAACTCAAGCAAATCCATGTAATACAATGTTTTCACTAAAGTTGCTTGCTTTGAGGTGTTACTTCTTCTAATTTCAGTTAATATTCACATACAAGAATATGCAGAATTCTGTTCTATGCAGAGACAAATTGACTCATTGTTTGAAGGATTAGGGACAGAAACCAAGGTTTCATGCGGAGCAATTGGGTTGGTTAAGGGAAAGTTGCAAAAATGAgtatagaaaaaaaataatggaTTAATAGGGGAAAATATATATCCAGACATGTGTTACAGTATATTCCTTGAAGTGGGATATAAGCTTAGTATAGGAAATAAGCCTAGTTAAAAAATTAGAGTAGAGAAGAACAAGAAGATAAGAGTGAATTTTAGCCAGGGCAGAGAGATAGAAATTCTTAAAAGCAGAGATTAGAAGCTTGGAGTTGATACAAAGTGCAATGAAGAGCCCTTGTAAAGATCAATATAATTAAGGAAAATGTGTTTACTTCATGTTTACTTCAATCTACTGTCTAAGTGTTTGACAGATCTTTTGCCAGCTGCCatgccttttttatatataattagGCTTTTAGACTAATTGTAAGGGAACCATTCGATTCTCTGAGGAGAAAAAAATAGGACATTTACAACTATGCTACACAATGCATCCAAAATACAGATGGGTGGGCTAGAAGTATGCTGATCATACCTTGGAATTAGAAACATTAGAAACTCCTGCTTTGAaagatatatgttatatattgacAGTGTTATGCTATTATTgtactgggtttttaaaaatattaaatggcTGATAACTGAAAGTGGATGCCCAGAAGGAGAGTACTCTGTGCTGTGACTTTTTCAAATACATGTTACAAGAGAATTGAAAGCCTCAGAAACAACATATATACAAATAACTTTATTTACAATTGTTGCTCTTATGTTCTTAATAAAAGTGCAGgtttaaatagataaatagaagaACAATGCTTAGAAAGGTTTGTCAACTGACTGCATATATGAAAGAATGTACAGAGAATGTGAAAGTTCTGGTATCTTTTTGTGGAAATAATGGCTGTAGTTTTGTAGAGAGTTAATGCTGCCTCTCCCattaaacctttttaaaaattccattgTACAGTATAGTACTTagggccctggtggcaaagtgtgttaaagcgctgagctgctgaacttgcggaccaaaaggtgccaggttcaaatcctgggggcggaatgagcgcccgctgttagccccagctcctgccaacctaacagttcgaaaacatgcaaatgtgagtagatcaataggtaccgctctggtgggaaggtaatggcagtccatgcagtcatgccagccacatgaccttggagatgtctgcggacaacgccagctcttcagcttagaaatggagatgagcactgacccccaaagtcggtcacgactggacttatcgtcaggggaaaacctttacctttacctacaatataATCACAGTCCAGTTAAAGCCAAGTGATATAATCACTGGCTATGTGACCAGGAAGCTTTTCAGTCCAATCTCTTTGCAAAGTAATTGTTCAAGAGCTCTAACAAATCACAGATTGCTGTTACCGGTAAGCATAATGCCTTAAATCATCCAGTGGGTTAACAGTAATAATGAATTTACCCATATTCTAGACCTCTAGTATTTTCAAATCACTGTATGGAAAAGCATGAAAGAAATAGGCTTCTTGAAGGGGCAGTATTAAAGTGCTTAGCATGTTTCAAGAGAGTCTGTGCAGTACTTTCTTCATCAGGGGCAAAATGGTAAAAGATTTTATGTGTTCTGGAAATGAGTGAGATTTCTCAGTGCATTGTAATAATCTTGTCATAGATTATGTGAGCGAGCAGCAATCCAGTTTTATAAAAACCATTctcaataaacattaaatatagcCCATGTGCAAATTATTTTACTACCAAGTGGCAATGATAACAGTTATGTTTAATAAGTAGTGTTATTTTTCATATGCACAATTGATTGTTTatataaaatctattattttgctttctcttttttctttaggaagaaaaaaatggcCAGAAGCCATCAGAGGCCAAGGAAGTGAAGCTTTATGCCCAGATTCCTCCTATAGAGAAGATGGATGCATCTCTTTCCACACTTGTTAATTGCGAGTAGGTTCTGTACATTAGAACACAGAGGAGGATCTACCTTCTTCTTTCTGTGCTAGTACTCCTGTCCTTTTAATTTAGATTTATTGTGAAAGtgcttttcctttttatcttcaGTAATTTTAAGCAAGGCTTTGTGTCTCTTTGTTCCACCACATTAATTTCTTCATAAACTCAGTCCACTGCATGAATTCCCAGTTTGCAAACACTTCCTTTTCAGTCACATAATTGCCCATGTTCACATAATTCAGACATCATTCCAAATCATAGTTATATTAATCAAAATGCTTGTAGCTTCCAAATGTACAATTTATGCTTTTAGCTACCAAATGTATAGTTTGTAGCTGCTTgctggtttttattttcttttgcttaGATTTCCAATCTGTCTGCTGATTTCAACATCTGCTGAGTTCAGACAATGTAAAATATACTTGGAATAAACCATGTCCACATCTTACAcaagttcatttttaaatattctttaagATTCTGCTTTGCTGGTCAATCACAAATCATATATTCTAATATAGCTATCACAACTGaaccagatatgggcaaactgtCACATTcagtcacatttttaaaattctctgcAAGGCCCTCAGACCTTTTGCAATAATCATGCTTTGCTTTTTACAGTAATCAGCTGCAAGAGGATaggagggggaaagaaaagagaatgTCAGAAAGTAAATGACAACAGGGAACACTTATTTACTTAAGGCATGATCAGACTGAAAGTCTGTTCCATAACAAGTAGCAATGGCTACTCAAAGGAAATCAGAGACATTCACAGATGATATTTCAGTTATACTCTATTAGCCAGTGTTGTGTAATGGTCTGAGTGTTGAATTAGGACActaggagactagggtttgaatccctgttcagtcacgaaaacccactggatgactttgggtaagtcacattctctcagcctcaggggaaggcaaggaaTTAACCCTATTTGAAGAAAGTCTGCCAAGAAACTTCCAAAATAGGCTATTCATAGAGTCACTCAACAAAAAAATTATCATCTATTTATGTCTATTAATCACATAAACTGTATATAATATCTAGTGTTAGGGGTGGTATGCTTCTCAATGCAAGTTGTTGGGGGATCACAAGCAGCAGAGTAACATTGctttccagaagacaggagcagaattcaaaacgatcttgacagactagagagatgggccgaaactaacaaaatgaagttcaacagggacaaatgcaagatacttcactttggcagaaaaaatggaaatcaaagatacagaatgggggacgcctggcttgacagcagtgtgtgcgaaaaagaccttggagtccttgtggacaacaagttaaacatgagccaacaatgtgatgcggctgctaaaaaagccaatgggattctggcctgcatcaataggggaatagcgtctagacccagggaagttatgctccccctctattctgccttggtcagaccacacctggaatactgtgtccaattttgggcaccacagttgaagggagatgttgacaagctggaaaacgtccagaggagggcgactaaaatgattaagggtctggagaacaagccctatgaggagcggcttaaagagctgggcatgtttagcctgcagaagagaaggctgagaggagacatgatagccatgtacaaatacgtgaagggaagtcaaagggaggagggagcaagcttgttttctgctgccctgcagactaggacacggaacaatggcttcaaactacaggaaaggagattccacttgaacatcaggaagaacttcctcactgtgagagctgttcgacagtggaactctctccccggggccgtggtggaggctccttctttggaggcttttaagcagaggctggatggccatctgtcgggggtgctttgaatgcgatttcctgcttcttagcagggggttggactggatggcccatgtggtctcttccaactctactattatatgattctatatatatatgattgcGTCCCTGTCATTCTTGTGGGTTTCCCGATCAATTCTGGTTGACTACTTAGGAACAGGTTGTTTGGGCAGATAGGACTTTGGGCTGACCAACATGATTCTTCCTCTCTTCTTGAAAGGGAGTGTTGTCCACTATTGGGGATATTTAAGCTGATATGTCTAAATTGCACATAGGTTGTTGTTCAATTTCTTATTAGTCTAATATTTTTTTCAACTACAAAATTCATCTAATTCTGTCAATTTAGGTTTCAAATGTGTGAATATTATTGAGAATTTTTCTCTAAAGCAGTTATTTTGTGACTGATTTCAGAAACTTAGTGAATATCTGAAAGCTCTTACATGAAAGGAATTAGATATATAGTTATCAGGCAGATGTGGCATGAGGAAATATTCATTTCAAGAAGAACCGTATTGCTTCAGTAGTATTTGTGTTTCTCTtaacatgtttttttcttttcttttttatttcaaggAAGTTATCTTTATCTACAAACTGCATTGAAAAAATTGCCAACTTGAATGGTCTAAGTAAGTGACATATGAATAACAGTGGTCTAGCTGTTTACTTCTCTTTCCCCATGGTAGCTGCTATGAAACTATCCTGGAATCTCTGTAAGGCTAAGCCATAAGAGCCACAGCAAGACCCATGCTTGGGTATAACCACTCATCCTGTTTTAGCAGTTTCATATTATAGCAGTTTCATATTATATCCAGTATGTAATAAGTAGCAGTTGTATCAGGTGATTCCTTATATTCTGCATCAAAAGGACCAGAAGATCTTATTTTCAAAGTAGCATATGAACAGACTCTACAGTTACACTTTTTACTTCTCCTGTTTTTGACATGAAGCTAAATTAAGGATTGGAGAAACTAAACTAAAATTACTGAATGAAAGCTTAAGCTGTCCCCGATTTTGGAACTGCTAGAAAGTTATACAGGGAAAAACAAGTTTCTAAAGACCTAGACACACTTTTCTTTCTGGCAGCCTGCTTGAAAATTGCTACTAATTCTATGGGGCAAAAATAACAGATGGTCCTCTTACAGAAAACGAGATCATAAGTGTTAGAATTAACAGAGATTCTGACATGGAAATTACAATGcatgtattataatatattgatttCTATTCATCAATTATGTAAACATCTATAGCTCTATTGCACCATGGAAATCTTTGGAAAGATGTCTGATGgttcatctacaatgtagaattaatgcagtttgacatcattttaactcgTGGTTCAATTTGTTGAGACACCAgcaaaaaaggctaaagactgtGTAAAATTATATCCTTTTTATGGCACAGCTGGGCCAATTAATCACTCTTGGGTGTTATTTATCAGGCTTGTAAACTTACATATTGTTTAAAGGATTACTAGCGTAAAGAAatataaggagcctccggtggcctaagggataaaagccttgtgacttgaaggttgggttgctgacctgaaagctgccaggttcgaatcccacccggggagagtgcggatgagctccctctttaagctccagctccatgcagggacatgagagaagcctcccacaaggatggtaaaacatcaaaacatccgggcgtcccctgggcagtgtccttgcagacagccaattctctcactccagaagcaactctggttgctgctgacacgaaaaaaagtgtaAAGAAGTAAGACAGCTATTGTTTCTGTTGCAGAAAACTTGCGGATTTTGTCGTTGGGGAGAAACAACATAAAGAATCTAAATGGGCTGGTACGTAAGTAAGATTGCTACTGCTTATATTATTGTAGACCCAGTAAGAATCATATCTTTGCTAACAATGTTCAAAAATATAACTGTTGGTTTTTCTCAGTTTGTAACTTCCTAGGAAAAAAGAACTGTAGATGTattctttttaatatttgtatgtgttTCATAAGGATCCTTCGACAATTTACATCATAATACAGGAGTACAAAGCATATTTATCTGAAGCATTATTGTGTTTTAGGAAGCAGTTGGTGATACTTTAGAGGAACTTTGGATTTCCTACAACCAGATTGAGAAATTGAAAGGACTCCATGTAATGAAAAAGCTGAAAATTCTCTACATGTCCAATAATCTGGTGAAAGACTGGGGTAAGTCAGAATCATTGTGAAACATCTTGGTAATGTTTAATGAAATTTTACCAAATATTTTAGGTTAAGTAAGGAATTGTTTTCTGAagttacagtaattacatcatttGAAAAATGTGTACTCAGCCCTTTAACACTGTTGTCCCCAAAGTGTCAGGTGTACCTCAATTAACTAAATAAGTATTTTCCTGGGGACTACTACTACAACAGAAAATTGGATACCAGAGGCAAAAATAACATGAGCAAAATAGGGAAAGAATTCTGTACAGCACAAAGAAAAACAGTTGAATATTTTTCAGCAAACTGTTAATTAAAAAAACTAACATAATATGTATGCAAAATAAAACAACCAGGTCAAATATGATTAGCATAAGTAACCAACACATTTTTAATCTTCTAGAGACAATTTGAATGCTTTTTCCAAAGTGCATTGATGGTTTTTTACTAGCTTTTCTTACAATTTCCATTGTGTTGCCCAACCTTTTTTAACAGGCTGAGAGTAGGTGATGAAGTAGGATTATATCCCTGTACTTTTGACATTCAGACATGCTTGTTAAAGAATTCTGGAGGAAGCTGCTGTTTAACTTGCTTGCTGTAGCAAGGCACACATAGTTACTATAGTTTTTGTCAGAGTAGAATACA
Encoded here:
- the dnal1 gene encoding dynein axonemal light chain 1; protein product: MAKATTIKEALARWEEKNGQKPSEAKEVKLYAQIPPIEKMDASLSTLVNCEKLSLSTNCIEKIANLNGLKNLRILSLGRNNIKNLNGLEAVGDTLEELWISYNQIEKLKGLHVMKKLKILYMSNNLVKDWAEFVRLAELPLLEDLVFVGNPLEEKYSADSQNAWVEEATKRVPKLKKLDGIPVIKQEEGEEGEN